Proteins found in one Paenibacillus dendritiformis genomic segment:
- a CDS encoding Na+/H+ antiporter family protein has product MNAVLLSLAVLFGLSLLRVHVVFALLVSAIIGGWSGGMPISNTIAAFSEGLKDNAGIALSYALLGAFAAGLAETGLPERLVRRAVRLVRGQSDSGTVRASVRYGVLAAIAGIACLSQNAVPVHIAFIPVLIPPLLILFNTARLDRRAVACALTFGLITPYMLLPVGFGAIFHDIVASNMTQNGLAVDASQLPKAMLLPAIGMVAGLLFAIMISYRKPRRYAEGAALQPAAAADEDAPSASRFAAGAGIAAIAAMLAVQLSTGSMIYGAAAGLAMLLLSRVMPLGRADRVLSDGMRSMAYIGFVMMSAAGLGAVLRETGHIESLVQAAVSMVGDNRALAAILMLAIGLLVTLGIGSSFSTIPLIATVFVPLCIELGFSPLATVALIGTAAALGDAGSPASDSTLGPTAGLNADGQHDHIWDTCVPTFLHYNVPLLLFGFLAAMML; this is encoded by the coding sequence ATGAATGCCGTTCTTCTCTCTCTCGCGGTATTATTCGGATTAAGCCTGCTGCGGGTCCATGTCGTCTTTGCGCTGCTCGTGTCCGCCATCATCGGAGGCTGGTCCGGAGGGATGCCGATCTCGAACACGATCGCTGCCTTCTCCGAAGGGCTGAAGGACAACGCCGGCATCGCGCTAAGCTATGCCTTGCTCGGCGCGTTCGCCGCCGGGCTGGCTGAGACGGGGCTGCCTGAACGGCTGGTGCGGCGGGCGGTTCGGCTCGTACGGGGCCAATCGGACAGCGGCACGGTACGCGCCTCCGTCCGGTACGGCGTATTGGCCGCAATCGCCGGCATCGCCTGCCTGTCGCAAAATGCGGTGCCCGTTCATATCGCCTTCATTCCCGTGCTTATCCCGCCGCTCCTCATACTGTTCAATACGGCGCGGCTGGACCGGCGGGCCGTCGCGTGCGCGCTCACCTTCGGGCTGATTACACCATATATGCTCCTGCCGGTCGGCTTCGGCGCTATCTTCCACGATATCGTGGCGAGCAATATGACGCAGAACGGCCTGGCTGTCGATGCTTCCCAGTTGCCGAAGGCGATGCTGCTTCCGGCCATCGGGATGGTTGCTGGCCTGCTGTTCGCCATCATGATCAGCTACCGCAAGCCGCGGCGGTATGCCGAGGGGGCTGCGCTCCAGCCGGCCGCCGCAGCCGACGAGGATGCCCCTTCCGCCAGCCGCTTCGCTGCCGGAGCCGGCATCGCCGCCATCGCTGCCATGCTCGCCGTGCAATTAAGCACGGGCTCGATGATCTACGGCGCGGCCGCCGGGCTGGCCATGCTGCTGCTCTCGCGCGTCATGCCGCTCGGCCGGGCCGACCGCGTCCTCTCCGACGGCATGCGGTCGATGGCCTACATCGGCTTCGTCATGATGTCGGCGGCCGGCCTCGGCGCTGTGCTGCGCGAGACCGGGCACATCGAGTCGCTCGTGCAGGCAGCCGTCAGCATGGTCGGCGACAACCGGGCGCTGGCGGCCATCCTGATGCTCGCCATCGGGCTGCTCGTCACGCTCGGCATCGGCTCGTCGTTCTCGACGATTCCGCTGATCGCGACCGTCTTCGTGCCGCTATGCATCGAGCTCGGCTTCAGCCCGCTGGCGACCGTGGCGCTCATCGGCACGGCAGCGGCGCTGGGGGATGCCGGATCGCCGGCCTCGGACAGCACCCTCGGCCCGACCGCAGGGCTGAACGCCGACGGACAGCATGATCATATATGGGACACCTGCGTTCCGACCTTCCTGCACTACAACGTGCCCCTCTTGCTGTTCGGCTTCCTCGCGGCCATGATGCTGTAA
- a CDS encoding TatD family hydrolase: protein MEGRYTAANTERLRFIDAHIHLDGYGPEQRPLLEQSLEAEELDGVIAVSMDAASCREVQRWAERHPGRVHPAYGFHPEQPLPTEQERSALLQWMDERRDAMIAIGEVGLPYYMRQEAVRAGGSEAAFPRGAYLELLEAFVQRAAAWDKPIVLHAVYDDAPLVIDLLERYSVRTAHFHWFKGDAKTTERMAANGYYISFTPDLAYEAEIRELALRYPPDRVMTETDGPWPFEGPFAGQVTLPLMVRDVAASWAALQRLEFGEAASLLRANATHFYGV, encoded by the coding sequence TTGGAAGGAAGATATACTGCCGCGAACACGGAGCGGCTCCGCTTCATAGATGCTCATATCCATCTCGACGGATATGGCCCGGAGCAGCGGCCGCTGCTGGAGCAATCGCTGGAGGCGGAAGAATTGGACGGCGTTATCGCCGTGTCGATGGATGCGGCCTCGTGCCGCGAGGTGCAGCGCTGGGCGGAGCGGCATCCGGGGCGGGTTCACCCCGCGTACGGCTTCCACCCGGAGCAGCCGCTGCCTACTGAACAGGAGCGGAGCGCGCTCCTGCAATGGATGGATGAGCGTCGCGATGCGATGATCGCCATCGGCGAGGTCGGCCTGCCCTATTATATGAGGCAGGAAGCCGTCCGCGCCGGAGGCAGCGAGGCAGCCTTCCCTCGCGGCGCTTATCTGGAGCTGCTGGAGGCCTTCGTGCAGCGGGCCGCCGCTTGGGATAAACCGATCGTGCTGCACGCGGTCTACGACGACGCACCGCTCGTCATCGATCTGCTGGAACGGTACAGCGTGCGGACGGCCCACTTCCATTGGTTCAAGGGAGACGCGAAGACGACGGAGCGGATGGCCGCGAACGGATACTATATCTCGTTCACGCCGGACCTCGCCTATGAAGCCGAGATCCGGGAGCTGGCCCTTCGCTACCCGCCAGACCGCGTCATGACGGAGACGGACGGGCCATGGCCTTTTGAAGGGCCATTTGCGGGGCAGGTCACGCTCCCGCTGATGGTGCGCGACGTCGCCGCGTCATGGGCCGCGCTTCAGCGGCTCGAGTTCGGCGAGGCCGCTTCACTGCTGCGGGCCAACGCGACGCACTTCTACGGCGTGTAG